The region GCACGGCTGGAGCTGGATAAACTAGAGCTCGCCGCCGGCGAGGATCGCAAAATCCTCATGGAACATGTGAGCCTTATCGCGCATACCGAAGAGATGGATTTTTTCGCTTTCATGCGGTCCATGTCCGAGGGAGGCGATCCGGTTGAAATATGGCGGCGAGTGCTGACTAATCACAGTGAAAAAGATTCCATGATCTTCATGCTTACAGCGTCCCTGACCCGTGAAGCACGCTCCTTATGGATGATGAGCCACGGCGAAGATTCGGAAGTCCGGCTGCCTCCATTTGTAAAAAAACAAAAACAGGCCCTTGCCAGACGGCTGGGTCCTGCACGTATCGCCAGACTGTTCGACATTGTCATGGAAGCGGAAATAGGTATAAAAACAGGACAGCGCAAGCCGGAGCAGGCTCTAGAACTGCTTGTGGCCTCGCTTACCTCTCTCTTTGCCCCTCCCAGACGCTAAAAGGACACCCCCAAACCAGCTCCTGAACGTGTAAAAATCTGTTTTTTACACGTTTTTTGCATTTTTTAGACTGTTTTACACCAATTTAGGACTTAAACAGGTTGCTTTGCACCTGCATCCGGTTTATCCATGCTAACAGTAAAACTGTCCGCCGGAACCTAATACTTTTATCTGAATACGGCCCGGATTGTAACTGGACCACTTGCCAAAGCATACTTACTATTTATTTATGAATGATAAACCTCATTACCACGGTCACCGCCAGCGGCTTAAAGAAAAACTCGGAAAGAACGCGACAGGTCTTGCCGATTATGAAATATTGGAGCTGGTATTAGCTCAGGTTCTGCCGAGAAGGGACACCAAACCCCTAGCCAAAGAGCTGCTTGCAGAATTCGGTTCACTTGGGAAAGTGTTCCGGGCCCCGGAAGAACAGCTGAAAAAGTTTAAAGGTATCGGGCCGGGGGTTTTAATTTTTTTTACGCTCATGCGTGAGCTCAGGACCAGAATAGCCGAAGAGCCCATGAAAGAACCGGAGAGTTTGTCCTCTCCGGAAGCTGTTCGAAAAGCAGCCATGGCCCGGATAGGAAATCTATCCAAAGAAGAATTCTGGATTGCACTGGTCAATAACCGTAACAAAGTGATATGCTGGGATAGGCTGTCAGAAGGAACTGTTGATAAGACGGCAGTGTACCCGCGTGAGGTTGTGGCACTGGCTTTACGCCATAACGCCAGCGGAGTGATTCTGACCCATAACCATCCCGGCGGGGACCCGTCTCCATCGCCTGAAGACACGGAAAGGACTATGGAAATAGCCGCTCTCTGTCAGGACATGGAAATACGTCTGCTGGACCACGTCATCGTAACAGCGGATCGGTTCCACAGCTTCAAGGATGCAGGATATTTGTAGTTCACCTCAACATCACAAGGAGGGTCCTATGACCAGAAGCTATCATTGCGTTATTACAGGTAAGGTTCAGGGAGTATTCTTTCGCGCATGGGTCAATGATCAGGCCGTCGCACTGGGGCTAACCGGCTGGGTGCGCAATCTGGATGAAAACAAGACCGAAGTGCTGCTTCAAGGCGACGAAGTAAAAATCGCCGAGATGAGAACCCGGTTGCTGGTAGGTCCTCCCCTTTCACGGATTTCCGATGTGAAGTGTGAATGGATGGATCACGATAACGAGCATACCGAGTTTGAAATCCGCTGATGAAGCGCATGATAATTTAATGACAAACTCTCCGGCCTCTGGCGTATAAAAAGAGGCCGGAGAGACTTATGAAATAGTGAACAACAACCAGTTCAGAACTGAAGGATTTTGCGTTGAAGAAAAAAAAATCACCGATCAAACCGCTGAAACTGAACAAGAAAGATAAAGCTGAAGTTCAGAAAAAAATGCAACATAAGTCCACATCGGATGCAGGCAATGATCAGGGCTTGAACAAGCCGCCTGTTTCACCGCTGAATGTTCTTCATGATGCCGCAGATCTGCTTGAAGACGCAGGCTCCATCCCCGAAGACGCCTATGTGGATATCCCCAACACACTTCCGGTACTGGCTGTGCGGGATATTGTTGTCTTCAACTACATGATCCTGCCGCTCTTCGTGGGCCGGGAAAAATCTGTAAACGCTGTTGAAGCTGCCATGACCGGCAACCGCTATGTCATGATCCTGACCCAGAAGGACGAAAGTGTTGAAAACCCCGAGCACGAGGATCTTTACCTTTCCGGAACAGTGTGCATGATCATGCGCATGCTCAAGATGCCCGATGGCCGCTTGAAAGTGCTGGTACAGGGAGTTTCACGGGCAAAGGTAAAAAGATTCATCGGTTCGGAACCCTTCCATATCGCTGAGATTGAAGCCATTCCCGAATCTGATTCCGGCGAACTTGATGCCACACAGGAAGCACTGGTCCGTTCTTCACGTGAGCAGAGTGAAAAAATCCTGACCCTGCGCGGAATTTCTTCAACCGACATTATGAGTGTACTCAACAATGTCGATGAACCCGGGCGTCTCGCCGATCTTATTGCATCGAATCTGCGCATGAAAGTTGATGTGGCCCAGTCCATCCTTGAATGCGAGAAGCCGGTTGAGCGGTTGACTCTGGTCAACACCCAGCTCACACAGGAAGTTGAAGTGGCTTCCATGCAGAATAAGATCCAGTCCATGGCCAAGGAAGGAATGGATAAGGCTCAGAAAGATTTCTTTTTACGAGAACAGCTCAAGGCCATCAAAAAAGAACTTGGTGAATCCACGGATGAAGCCGAAGAGGCCGAAGAAATACGGGCCGCAATAGCTAAAGCGAAAATGCCCAAGGAAGTACGCAAAGAAGCTGAGAAACAGCTGCGCCGCCTCGAAGTCATGCACCCTGAGGCATCAGAAGCTACAGTCATCCGTACCTACCTTGATTGGATGATAGAAATTCCGTGGGCTAAACAGTCCCGTGACCGGCTTGATATCATCGATGCCAAAAAAATCCTTGATGAAGACCATTACGACCTTGAGAAGGTCAAGGAACGCATCCTGGAATATTTGAGTGTGCGCAAGCTCAACCCGTCCATGAAAGGACCTATCCTTTGTTTTGTGGGCCCTCCCGGTGTCGGTAAGACTTCGCTCGGCCGATCTATCGCCCGCAGCCTGAAACGCAAGTTTCACCGTATGTCCCTCGGCGGAATGCGTGATGAAGCTGAAATTCGCGGTCATCGCAGAACCTACATCGGTTCCATGCCCGGCCGCATCATTCAGGCCATCAAACAATGCGGTACCCGTAACCCGGTGATCATGCTTGACGAAATCGACAAGCTCGGTTCCGATTTCCGGGGCGATCCCTCTTCCGCTCTGCTGGAAGTACTGGACCCGGAACAGAATAACTCGTTCACCGATCATTACCTTAACGTGCCCTATGATCTTTCCAAGGTCATGTTTATCTGCACCGCCAACGTGCTGGATTCCATTCCCCGTCCCCTGCTGGACCGCATGGAAGTGATCCGCATTCCCGGCTACACAGAATATGACAAGATCAATATCGCCAAACGCTACATTCTTGGACGCCAGTGCAAGGAAAACGGCCTCAAAGAAAGCGAAATGATTATGGCTGATGAAATCATCGGCAAAATCATCAAGGAATACACACGGGAAGCAGGTCTTAGAAACCTTGAGCGTGAAGTTGGTTCCGTTTGCCGCAAACTGGCCCGTAAGAAGGCGGAAGGCGAAAAAGGCCCCTTTGAAGTAACTGCCGACAACCTGCATAAATATCTCGGTATTCCTAAACATCTTGAAGATGAGAAGGAAAGCGAACTACCCGCAGGCGTAGCTCTCGGACTCGCATGGACTCCGGTAGGAGGAACCGTGCTCCACGTGGAAGTTTCGGCCATGCCCGGCAAGGGCAAGCAGCTGCTGACCGGTCAGCTCGGTGATGTGATGAAAGAATCCGCACAGGCTGCGGTTTCCTTTGCCCGCCGCCATGCAGAGGAATACGGAATCAGCCCTAAATTCCACGAAGAGCAGGACCTGCATATCCATGTTCCTGACGGCGCTACTCCCAAAGACGGCCCGTCTGCGGGTGTTACCCTCGTAACCGCTCTGGTTTCCGCCCTGACCGGAATTCCGACCAATCCGGAACTGGCCATGACCGGGGAAATTTCCCTGCGCGGCCGCGTTCTCCCTGTCGGCGGAATCAAGGAAAAAATCCTCGCTGCGGTCTCACTGGGAATGAAAAGGGTATTGATACCCTCCCAGAACCAGAAGGACCTTGAGGATATCCCAGAAGAGCTGCTTAAAGACATTGAGATAACCCCCATCGAACGCATCGATGAAGTCTGGCCCATCGCCAAGACTAAGTAAGCCTGATCGAAAGATATAATCCAAAGGCCCGCAAGCAAAAATACTTGCGGGCCTTTTCGTTTCAAATCAGAACAGAATGAGATTATTTTAAATGAACACCGTAAAAAAATTACAACCATTAAAAAGCGTAAAGCCGATTCAACAGGTACTCACGGGAGCTATCCTGATTAGTTTTTCGGCTGTATGGGTCGGTTTAGCAGATGTTCCGGCAACAACATCTGCTTTTTATCGCGTTTTTTTCGGATCATTATTTTTATTCCTGGCTGCTGCTTTCTCAGGAGAGTTAAAACAAATAAGCTTAAAGCAAGTGGTGCCGTATAGCCTATGCGGATTTTTATTCGCGCTGGACTTATATTTCTGGCACGAGAGTATCCTTTTGGTCGGTCCCGGTCTGGCTACGATTTTAGGTAATTGTCAGGTTTTTATCATGGCTTTGTGCGGAGTATTGTTTTTGGGCGAAAAACTTACCAGAAGGTTTGTTTTCTCTCTACCAATCGCAATTTTTGGCCTGCTTCTCCTGATCGGTTTTAATTGGGCGGAACTTTCGCAATCGTCAATTAAAGGCATCATGTACGGACTGTTGACCGCACTTTCCTATGCGTTATTTATGCTGCTGCTGAGAAGAATTCAGGCACAGAAAGAAGCCAATCTTGTATACTCGCCGCTACTTTTTATATCCGCATTCTGCGCTGCTTTTCTGGCTGTACCTCTATTGTTAACCAACGCATCTTTTGCCATTCCAAACCTTGAATCTTTTGGATCACTGCTTGCGCTGGGTTTGTTCAGTCAGGCTGTAGGATGGATAATGATAGCGACAGCCATGCCAAAAATTCCAGTCTCTATCACCGGGTTTGTGCTCTTGCTTCAGCCATTCCTTTCATTTCTCTGGGATGTTTTAATTTTTTCCAGGCCGACAACACTTATCCACTGGCTGGGTGTTATAGTCACCCTTGCAGCGATATATCTGGGAGTATCACGGAAACAAAGCTGATATTTAAAACTACCCACGAACCTTGCCATCTCCGCATCCGTACTTATATGTAGCCCAGACATTGCCCCGCCTGACAATTTGGGCTATGCAATTTTTCGCAACTGAGATTTCAAAGCACGGAGTAAATTTAAATGCCTATTTTCGAATATAAATGCGCTGACTGCGGCAAGGAATTCGAGGAGCTGGTTTTCAACCGCGACGAATGTCCTCCCTGCCCGGAATGTAAGTCTGAAAAGACCGGAAAACTTATGTCCGCCTGCAAGTTCAAAACCGGTGGCGGCGTACCTGATTATGGTAGTACTGATGCTGCTCCAGCGCCTGCGGCTTCTACCAGCAGCAGTTCCTGTTCCGGATGTTCCGGCGGTGACTGCTCTTCCTGCGGCAGTTAGACCAATATAAATTTCAAACTACACGGCGGAATAATGAGAAAAATAACCATCGCAACCCGCGGCAGCAAGCTCGCCCTCTGGCAGGCAAACCACATTTCCGATCTTCTGCGCGAAGAGTATCCCGGAATAGAAGTTCAGCTGCTCAAGATAAAAACCAAAGGCGACAAAATTCTTGACGTTCCACTTGCAAAAGTGGGCGGCAAAGGCCTTTTCGTAAAAGAAATCGAAGAAGCACTGCTCGACGGTCGGGCCGACCTCGCCGTACACAGCATGAAGGATGTCCCTACCGAACTGCCGGAAGGTCTCGAGGTGGGCATCATTCCCCCCCGTGAAGCTGAAACCGACACCCTGCTTTCCGTGAAATACGATTCACTGGAAAGCCTGCCCGCCGGTGCGGTTGTCGGAACAAGCAGCCTGCGCCGCCAATCACAGGTGCTGACCCTGCGTGACGATCTGAAAATCGAATCCTTGCGCGGCAATCTTGATACCCGCGTGCGCAAACTTCTTGATGGAGAATTTGACGCTATCGTAGTTGCCACAGCAGGACTCAACAGACTCAATCTTTCCGCTCCCAAGAGTGAAATTCTCGGCCCCCCGACCTTTCTGCCCGCGGTGGCACAGGGAGCTCTAGGAATCGAATACCGCATTGAAGACACCGAAATACAAGATATTCTCGCCTTCATTCATGATGAAGTCACCGCCCGTCAGGTTCACGCTGAACGCGGTTTCCTGACCGGTCTGGACGGAGGATGTCAGGTTCCCATCGCGGCATGGTCCCAGCTTGATGGGGATCAGGTTAAACTGACCGGCTTTGTCGCTGACATTGACGGTTCCAGCCCAATCCGCATGGAGAAATCCGGCCCCGCCGAAGATGCGTGGAACATCGGAACCGCCCTTGCTGAAGAAGTACTGGCCGCAGGAGCCAAAGAAATTCTCGATCGCGTTTATGATAAATGCTGATCCGGCAATCCTGAAACAGTTCCAGACAATTCCGGGAGTAGGCAGCTCAATTGCCAAGGACCTTTGGAATCTGGGCTACCGTTCCCTTTCCGAAATCAGGGACGAAAACCCGGACGACATGTACGAACGGCTGGAAGAACTGGCCGGCTGCCATGTGGACCGCTGCATGCTTTATGTTTTTAGGTGTGCGGTTTATTGTGTAAGCAATGAATACCGGGACCCGGAACTCGAGAAATGGTGGAACTGGAAGGATTGATCAAAGCATAAGAGCCAAAAGCCCGGAGCATGATATATGCTCCGGGCTTTTTTAATCTATTTCTTTTTTAAATCGAAACCCTAAAGTCCCCTCTCAACTGTCCGATATGAACATAAACAGGGATCTTTAAAAAACATCATTTATAACTTCCAGGGACGGAGGTATACAATGGCAAACGGACATGAATTCAACAAGGTGTCACAGGTTCCTCCCGTAAGGGACGAAGATCTTGCGAACTCAATGAAGACTCTGCAAAAGAAGAGATTGCAGAGAAAGGCATACGCGGACCCGGATATGCACCGCGAACTGGTGAAGATAATTTCTTCTCCTGTTTACAATGCCAACGCGGAGCTGATTCAGGCAGTTACGAGCAGCCGAGGTTCCGCCTAAAAAAATTTCAAATACTGGAATCGCCAATTCCTCCTCATAAAAGAAAAGGCGCAGGTTTTCGCAAACCTGCGCCTTTTATATTTTTTAAAAAACAAACTATCTGATCCGCAACCGGGCAACCCCGCTTTCAAAAGCTTTCACCTCTCCCACATGAGCGGCCAGATCACCTTCCTGCACGAGCATATCAATAGCCTGTTGCAATTTATTTTCAGGAACGGCCAGCACCAGTCCGCCGGATGTCTGGGCATCAAAAACCAGTTCGGCCTTTATGCTGTCAACGTCAGCGGCTACATGTACCTGTGAGCTGC is a window of Maridesulfovibrio sp. DNA encoding:
- the hemC gene encoding hydroxymethylbilane synthase gives rise to the protein MRKITIATRGSKLALWQANHISDLLREEYPGIEVQLLKIKTKGDKILDVPLAKVGGKGLFVKEIEEALLDGRADLAVHSMKDVPTELPEGLEVGIIPPREAETDTLLSVKYDSLESLPAGAVVGTSSLRRQSQVLTLRDDLKIESLRGNLDTRVRKLLDGEFDAIVVATAGLNRLNLSAPKSEILGPPTFLPAVAQGALGIEYRIEDTEIQDILAFIHDEVTARQVHAERGFLTGLDGGCQVPIAAWSQLDGDQVKLTGFVADIDGSSPIRMEKSGPAEDAWNIGTALAEEVLAAGAKEILDRVYDKC
- a CDS encoding helix-hairpin-helix domain-containing protein; this translates as MINADPAILKQFQTIPGVGSSIAKDLWNLGYRSLSEIRDENPDDMYERLEELAGCHVDRCMLYVFRCAVYCVSNEYRDPELEKWWNWKD
- the radC gene encoding DNA repair protein RadC, which translates into the protein MNDKPHYHGHRQRLKEKLGKNATGLADYEILELVLAQVLPRRDTKPLAKELLAEFGSLGKVFRAPEEQLKKFKGIGPGVLIFFTLMRELRTRIAEEPMKEPESLSSPEAVRKAAMARIGNLSKEEFWIALVNNRNKVICWDRLSEGTVDKTAVYPREVVALALRHNASGVILTHNHPGGDPSPSPEDTERTMEIAALCQDMEIRLLDHVIVTADRFHSFKDAGYL
- the lon gene encoding endopeptidase La produces the protein MQHKSTSDAGNDQGLNKPPVSPLNVLHDAADLLEDAGSIPEDAYVDIPNTLPVLAVRDIVVFNYMILPLFVGREKSVNAVEAAMTGNRYVMILTQKDESVENPEHEDLYLSGTVCMIMRMLKMPDGRLKVLVQGVSRAKVKRFIGSEPFHIAEIEAIPESDSGELDATQEALVRSSREQSEKILTLRGISSTDIMSVLNNVDEPGRLADLIASNLRMKVDVAQSILECEKPVERLTLVNTQLTQEVEVASMQNKIQSMAKEGMDKAQKDFFLREQLKAIKKELGESTDEAEEAEEIRAAIAKAKMPKEVRKEAEKQLRRLEVMHPEASEATVIRTYLDWMIEIPWAKQSRDRLDIIDAKKILDEDHYDLEKVKERILEYLSVRKLNPSMKGPILCFVGPPGVGKTSLGRSIARSLKRKFHRMSLGGMRDEAEIRGHRRTYIGSMPGRIIQAIKQCGTRNPVIMLDEIDKLGSDFRGDPSSALLEVLDPEQNNSFTDHYLNVPYDLSKVMFICTANVLDSIPRPLLDRMEVIRIPGYTEYDKINIAKRYILGRQCKENGLKESEMIMADEIIGKIIKEYTREAGLRNLEREVGSVCRKLARKKAEGEKGPFEVTADNLHKYLGIPKHLEDEKESELPAGVALGLAWTPVGGTVLHVEVSAMPGKGKQLLTGQLGDVMKESAQAAVSFARRHAEEYGISPKFHEEQDLHIHVPDGATPKDGPSAGVTLVTALVSALTGIPTNPELAMTGEISLRGRVLPVGGIKEKILAAVSLGMKRVLIPSQNQKDLEDIPEELLKDIEITPIERIDEVWPIAKTK
- a CDS encoding acylphosphatase translates to MTRSYHCVITGKVQGVFFRAWVNDQAVALGLTGWVRNLDENKTEVLLQGDEVKIAEMRTRLLVGPPLSRISDVKCEWMDHDNEHTEFEIR
- a CDS encoding zinc ribbon domain-containing protein, with translation MPIFEYKCADCGKEFEELVFNRDECPPCPECKSEKTGKLMSACKFKTGGGVPDYGSTDAAPAPAASTSSSSCSGCSGGDCSSCGS
- a CDS encoding DMT family transporter gives rise to the protein MNTVKKLQPLKSVKPIQQVLTGAILISFSAVWVGLADVPATTSAFYRVFFGSLFLFLAAAFSGELKQISLKQVVPYSLCGFLFALDLYFWHESILLVGPGLATILGNCQVFIMALCGVLFLGEKLTRRFVFSLPIAIFGLLLLIGFNWAELSQSSIKGIMYGLLTALSYALFMLLLRRIQAQKEANLVYSPLLFISAFCAAFLAVPLLLTNASFAIPNLESFGSLLALGLFSQAVGWIMIATAMPKIPVSITGFVLLLQPFLSFLWDVLIFSRPTTLIHWLGVIVTLAAIYLGVSRKQS